The Paenibacillus tianjinensis genome has a window encoding:
- a CDS encoding phytoene desaturase family protein, with the protein MTQNRNEPVWDVVIIGAGIAGLTASIYLAQAGQSVLLLDKGSHPGGRAASTEMSFARVNLGAHALFKSALPILQEVGVTPAGAAPKPPGSLVFEGTNGEHRPLPLAQLLLGSFLKWHEKTQLLRFYSRLLITDTSALHKVSLQTYLESQISSPRVRNVVLALVRLSTYCDDPGLISAGAVIEQLKHGQVLYVDGGWQTLVHQLAEQAQKAGVTIRTSSPAREIAGSYPRMTVTLKDGTQLKTRHALSTAGPAVTLSILNPPLSPAEAAVFEQLIPVRAACLDLVVDGMPQPKTKFVIGADYPWYYSNHSAVVSLSDHPAYAVVHVMKYLSSSGNSDPLQDQRELEGFLDLIQQNWRKHVVQQRFLPRMLVSHAVVTTANGGLPGRPGPAVEGRPGLYVAGDWVGSTGMLLNASLASAKEAARSIISAKEQDKEGVHRGA; encoded by the coding sequence ATGACACAGAATCGAAATGAGCCGGTATGGGATGTAGTCATTATCGGGGCCGGCATCGCCGGATTAACTGCTTCGATTTATTTGGCACAGGCAGGCCAGAGTGTGCTCTTACTCGACAAAGGTTCGCATCCCGGAGGCCGCGCCGCTTCCACCGAGATGTCGTTCGCCCGAGTAAACCTGGGAGCTCATGCTCTGTTTAAGAGTGCTCTCCCTATTCTGCAGGAGGTAGGCGTCACCCCCGCCGGAGCAGCACCTAAACCGCCGGGTAGCCTCGTATTCGAAGGTACCAATGGCGAGCACAGGCCTCTCCCGCTCGCGCAGCTCTTGCTCGGCTCCTTCCTGAAGTGGCACGAGAAGACCCAACTCCTGCGCTTTTACAGCCGCCTTCTCATAACAGACACCTCTGCTCTGCACAAGGTGAGTCTGCAGACTTACCTGGAATCTCAAATCTCCAGTCCGCGGGTGCGCAATGTCGTGCTGGCGCTCGTTCGCCTATCCACATACTGTGATGACCCCGGTCTAATAAGCGCCGGCGCTGTAATCGAGCAGCTCAAACATGGCCAGGTGCTGTACGTGGACGGAGGCTGGCAAACACTCGTACATCAGCTTGCGGAGCAAGCGCAAAAGGCAGGCGTCACGATCCGCACCAGCTCACCTGCACGGGAAATTGCCGGCAGCTACCCGCGAATGACAGTCACACTTAAAGATGGTACGCAGCTGAAAACCCGGCACGCACTATCCACTGCCGGACCGGCGGTTACTCTATCCATCCTCAATCCCCCGCTTTCCCCGGCTGAAGCCGCAGTCTTTGAGCAGCTTATTCCTGTTCGCGCGGCATGCCTGGATCTCGTCGTAGACGGAATGCCTCAACCCAAAACGAAATTTGTAATAGGCGCCGATTACCCGTGGTATTACTCCAACCATTCCGCCGTTGTCTCATTGTCCGATCATCCGGCATATGCAGTCGTGCATGTCATGAAATATTTGTCCTCCTCGGGAAATTCAGACCCCTTGCAAGATCAGCGCGAGCTGGAGGGATTTCTCGACTTGATTCAGCAAAATTGGCGCAAACATGTGGTCCAGCAGCGGTTCCTGCCCCGAATGCTAGTCTCCCATGCCGTCGTAACGACTGCGAACGGCGGCCTCCCGGGCAGACCCGGACCTGCGGTCGAAGGACGGCCCGGACTGTATGTCGCGGGCGATTGGGTCGGTTCAACGGGTATGCTGCTTAACGCATCCTTGGCTAGCGCGAAAGAGGCGGCCCGAAGTATAATATCCGCAAAAGAACAAGATAAAGAAGGGGTGCACCGTGGAGCTTGA
- a CDS encoding transposase, with protein sequence MSGTRKSYNDEFKKQTVKYIQEQTKTVAELAQELDIPAKTLHQWLGKYRQFQSEPVSSPEKVKELERQLKERDRQLADLAEEMEILKKAVHIFSNPKN encoded by the coding sequence ATGAGTGGAACACGAAAAAGCTATAACGACGAGTTTAAAAAGCAGACGGTAAAGTATATCCAAGAGCAGACCAAGACGGTGGCGGAACTGGCCCAGGAGCTCGATATCCCTGCAAAAACCCTACATCAATGGCTAGGAAAATACCGGCAGTTTCAGAGTGAGCCTGTGTCCAGTCCGGAAAAGGTTAAAGAGCTCGAGCGCCAGCTGAAAGAACGAGATCGGCAACTGGCCGACTTGGCCGAGGAAATGGAAATTTTAAAAAAAGCAGTGCACATCTTCAGCAATCCAAAGAACTGA
- a CDS encoding GNAT family N-acetyltransferase, protein MNQVITVKLVEALQPETVRQLTPLLIDVVEDAASIGFLPPLAENAASAYWQGVPGPGVLLWVAMEGDTIVGTVQLHLVLKPNAPHRAELAKLMVHTGHRRKGIAGLLIEAAEQAAAEHGRTLIILDTREGDPSNLLYQSRGYVEAGKIPDYVISADGGMDATVIYYKKL, encoded by the coding sequence ATGAATCAGGTCATTACCGTTAAATTAGTGGAGGCCTTACAGCCGGAAACCGTACGTCAACTAACACCTTTGCTTATCGATGTCGTGGAGGATGCCGCCTCCATCGGTTTCCTGCCGCCACTCGCCGAAAATGCTGCCTCCGCTTACTGGCAGGGGGTTCCCGGTCCGGGCGTGCTGCTCTGGGTTGCCATGGAGGGTGATACTATTGTAGGTACCGTACAACTGCATTTGGTGCTAAAACCAAATGCCCCGCACCGTGCGGAGCTCGCCAAGCTGATGGTGCATACCGGCCACCGCCGCAAAGGCATCGCCGGACTGCTGATTGAAGCCGCTGAGCAGGCAGCGGCCGAACATGGCCGCACCCTGATCATCCTCGATACCCGTGAAGGCGATCCCTCTAACCTGCTTTATCAGTCACGCGGATATGTAGAAGCCGGCAAAATCCCGGATTACGTCATTTCCGCAGATGGCGGAATGGACGCCACCGTGATTTATTACAAGAAGCTGTAG
- a CDS encoding copper homeostasis protein CutC, with translation MLLEVIATTVEDAVTAERCGADRIELITGISEGGLTPSLGLIEQVRQAVAIPVRVMVRPHARSFHYSSEDAKTMLRDIRHIASAGSLSLVIGMLRPDRTVDEELLKRLLSAAQEMEITFHRAFDQTRDQFEALEMLSSYPQVTDILTSGGESTAPQGAERIAELQRRCLGKPLSILAGSGLSTANLSSFLQQTAVTRVHLGSAVRVNGNPLLQIDPQRLVAVRTILDQR, from the coding sequence ATGCTGTTAGAGGTTATTGCCACTACAGTGGAGGATGCGGTAACAGCGGAGCGCTGCGGTGCTGACCGGATTGAACTGATTACAGGCATAAGCGAAGGCGGGCTGACTCCCAGCCTGGGGCTGATTGAGCAGGTGCGCCAGGCCGTGGCAATTCCGGTAAGAGTCATGGTGCGTCCGCATGCTCGCTCCTTCCATTACAGCAGCGAAGATGCCAAGACGATGCTGCGGGATATCAGACATATTGCATCCGCCGGCAGCCTGTCACTGGTTATTGGCATGCTGCGCCCGGACAGAACGGTAGATGAGGAGCTGCTGAAGCGGCTGCTCTCGGCAGCGCAAGAGATGGAGATCACCTTTCACCGGGCTTTTGATCAGACCCGGGATCAGTTTGAGGCGCTTGAGATGTTGTCGAGTTACCCTCAGGTGACAGACATTCTGACTTCCGGCGGGGAGAGCACGGCTCCGCAAGGTGCGGAGCGGATCGCGGAACTGCAGCGCCGATGTTTGGGGAAGCCGCTCTCTATTCTGGCCGGCAGCGGCTTAAGCACTGCCAATCTCAGCAGTTTCCTGCAGCAGACAGCAGTCACGCGGGTACACCTCGGCTCCGCAGTCAGGGTGAACGGGAACCCGCTCCTGCAGATAGATCCGCAGCGCCTAGTCGCTGTGCGTACCATCCTTGATCAGCGGTAA
- a CDS encoding SPFH domain-containing protein, which yields MFGFRFVKFQPSEYVLKVKNGKVVREGVGLSFHYYAPTTSVIVVPVSSIDVPFMFEEITNDYQTVTVQGQLTYRIVDYRKTTQILNYTYNLKKNTYLSDDPSKLAQRVINIAKVLTKKQLEQLPLREAIQSSERLAKTITQEIERNAEIEKLGIELMGLSILAIVPNKETLRALEAQAREEILRSADNALYERRNASIQQERRVKENELNTEIAVETKKKQIRETQLDAERFVKQKQNEMKEEQLSFDTALEEKKQELISLTVANHKAEADAKAYELSAVMNSLQGVSPNVLQALTNVGMKPDKLIAIAFQELAENAGKIGQLNITPDLLQGIMDGSAGGGTGAARGAGGR from the coding sequence ATGTTCGGATTCAGATTCGTGAAATTCCAGCCCAGCGAGTATGTGCTTAAGGTAAAGAACGGCAAGGTTGTGCGTGAAGGTGTAGGGCTTTCTTTTCATTATTATGCACCTACGACTTCAGTAATTGTGGTTCCGGTATCCTCGATCGATGTTCCGTTCATGTTCGAAGAAATTACGAATGATTATCAGACGGTAACGGTGCAGGGACAGTTGACCTACCGGATTGTCGATTACCGCAAAACCACGCAAATCCTTAATTACACCTACAATTTGAAAAAGAATACTTATCTCTCCGACGATCCCAGCAAGCTGGCCCAGCGGGTAATCAATATCGCCAAAGTACTGACCAAGAAACAGCTGGAGCAGCTGCCGCTGCGTGAAGCGATCCAGTCAAGCGAGCGTCTGGCGAAGACTATTACCCAGGAAATTGAACGGAATGCAGAAATTGAGAAGCTGGGGATCGAGCTGATGGGGCTCTCGATTCTGGCCATTGTGCCGAATAAAGAAACCCTCCGCGCACTGGAAGCCCAGGCCCGGGAGGAAATTCTCCGCAGCGCCGACAATGCCCTGTATGAACGCCGCAATGCTTCGATTCAGCAGGAACGCCGGGTGAAGGAGAACGAGCTGAATACGGAGATCGCCGTGGAGACCAAGAAGAAGCAGATCCGAGAAACCCAGCTTGATGCCGAGCGGTTCGTGAAGCAGAAGCAGAATGAAATGAAGGAAGAGCAGCTCAGCTTCGATACGGCGCTGGAGGAGAAGAAACAGGAGCTGATTAGCCTGACGGTAGCCAACCACAAAGCTGAGGCGGATGCCAAAGCCTACGAGCTGTCGGCAGTGATGAATTCGCTGCAGGGCGTATCGCCAAATGTGCTGCAGGCGCTCACCAATGTCGGCATGAAGCCGGATAAGCTGATTGCCATCGCATTCCAGGAGCTGGCCGAAAATGCCGGTAAGATCGGGCAGCTCAACATTACACCGGATCTGCTCCAGGGCATTATGGACGGTTCGGCAGGCGGCGGGACAGGTGCAGCGAGAGGAGCGGGAGGACGATGA
- a CDS encoding diacylglycerol kinase catalytic domain-containing protein, with product MNGGDRMSENKIVLIKRKTRLEELVVRYNTIQQAQFYIERLGADFSDYISEDLNYRKAVETAVIELSAVGRVHLLERQHVPNFIFGDEDTVVVVGQDGLVANTLKYLREQPLIGVNPDPQRWDGVLLPFTVKDLRLLLPDVFRGRREVREVTLAKAELNDGQSLYGVNDLFIGRKTHVSARYLLQLSGTAEQQSSSGIIVSTGMGSTGWMRSVLAGAAGIARSAAGIGLAAPEAAAGLAGADARGRLAWDHPHLYFTVREPFPSRTTSAGLVFGQISSNQPLRIISQMPEDGVIFSDGVESDFLEFNSGVEAVISLAEKRGRLVV from the coding sequence ATGAACGGCGGGGACCGGATGTCGGAAAATAAAATTGTGCTGATCAAGCGCAAGACCCGGCTTGAAGAGCTGGTCGTCCGCTACAATACCATTCAGCAGGCCCAGTTCTATATTGAACGGTTGGGTGCGGACTTCAGCGATTATATCAGCGAGGATTTGAACTACCGCAAGGCTGTGGAGACGGCGGTTATCGAGCTGAGTGCAGTTGGCCGGGTACATCTGCTGGAACGGCAGCATGTGCCGAATTTCATCTTTGGGGATGAAGACACAGTGGTTGTGGTGGGGCAGGACGGACTTGTGGCCAATACGCTGAAATACTTGCGTGAGCAGCCCCTGATCGGTGTGAATCCCGATCCTCAGCGCTGGGATGGTGTACTGCTGCCGTTCACGGTCAAGGATCTGCGGCTGCTGCTGCCGGATGTTTTCCGCGGCCGCCGAGAGGTGCGCGAGGTGACGCTGGCCAAGGCGGAGCTGAATGACGGTCAGAGCCTCTACGGTGTGAATGACCTGTTCATCGGACGCAAAACCCATGTGTCGGCACGATATCTGCTGCAGCTCAGCGGTACTGCCGAGCAGCAATCCTCCAGCGGCATCATCGTTTCCACCGGCATGGGCTCTACCGGCTGGATGCGCAGCGTGCTTGCAGGAGCAGCAGGCATTGCCCGCAGTGCTGCCGGAATAGGGCTGGCAGCACCGGAGGCTGCAGCCGGACTGGCCGGAGCGGATGCTAGAGGACGGCTCGCCTGGGATCATCCCCACCTCTACTTTACGGTAAGGGAGCCTTTTCCCAGCCGGACGACATCTGCCGGACTTGTGTTCGGACAGATCAGCAGCAATCAGCCGCTGCGGATTATTTCACAGATGCCGGAGGACGGGGTGATCTTCAGCGATGGCGTAGAAAGCGACTTTCTGGAGTTCAACTCGGGTGTGGAGGCGGTCATCAGTCTGGCCGAGAAGAGGGGGCGGCTGGTTGTATAA
- a CDS encoding L,D-transpeptidase family protein gives MSLQGTAGRTKAYSLRSIVMSLVFLLLFTACFTGAASAGAASAASKMSTDLIIVNKKTNKLGFFRGGKLEKVFPVATGKTKNLTPEGTFRIVLKVKNRPYYKEHIPGGDPANPLGDRWLGLEVNGTYGTTYAIHGNNNESSIGKYVSAGCIRMHNDDIHWLYPRVAKYTTVIITSSSQSMENIASKAGYLLGTKIFAGTFIINGEAVALKSPFVEENSRVYIPLREAVSLLGGSLSQEAGTGALMITIGGQTVIHKPLSAIARVNGKEVAMLASRNVDGRLYFPLGSLTQLFGLPFVWDANKGTVEL, from the coding sequence ATGAGTCTGCAAGGAACGGCCGGTCGGACAAAAGCTTATTCGCTGCGGAGCATCGTAATGTCACTTGTTTTTCTGCTGCTGTTTACGGCGTGCTTTACGGGTGCGGCATCAGCAGGGGCAGCGTCAGCAGCATCGAAGATGTCCACGGATCTGATCATCGTGAACAAGAAAACGAACAAACTGGGCTTTTTTAGAGGCGGCAAGCTGGAAAAGGTATTTCCGGTCGCCACAGGCAAAACCAAAAATCTGACCCCGGAGGGGACTTTCCGGATCGTGCTCAAAGTCAAGAACAGACCTTACTATAAAGAGCATATCCCCGGCGGCGATCCGGCCAATCCGCTCGGAGACCGCTGGCTCGGACTGGAAGTGAACGGTACCTACGGCACTACCTATGCTATACACGGCAATAATAATGAATCCTCAATCGGCAAATATGTCAGTGCCGGCTGCATCCGGATGCATAATGATGACATTCACTGGCTGTATCCGCGCGTGGCCAAGTATACGACGGTTATCATCACTTCATCCAGCCAGAGCATGGAGAATATCGCCTCTAAGGCCGGTTATCTGCTGGGCACAAAAATTTTCGCCGGAACCTTTATCATTAACGGAGAGGCTGTAGCGCTGAAGTCTCCTTTTGTAGAGGAGAATTCCCGTGTCTACATTCCGCTTAGGGAAGCGGTGAGTCTGCTCGGAGGCAGCTTGAGTCAAGAAGCGGGGACTGGCGCACTTATGATCACCATCGGCGGCCAGACCGTGATTCATAAACCGCTGTCGGCTATAGCGAGGGTGAACGGTAAAGAGGTTGCTATGCTGGCTTCCCGGAATGTGGATGGCCGTCTGTATTTTCCGCTGGGCAGCTTGACACAACTCTTTGGACTGCCGTTCGTATGGGATGCCAATAAGGGGACAGTAGAGCTGTAA
- a CDS encoding SMI1/KNR4 family protein: MREELVAQLELWHEEDEFQEIVDAIMEIPAEERDYVLTNHLGRALNNLERYGEALEQFMSVEEEGVEDPLWHYRVGFCNYYLKQYDKAASEFEIADRLDPEDEDTLEFLELSRRKAAKKAAREAAADAAAKKPSGPKPLPKFDSANFWDDSEEALEDYVSAPLTDDIIAAVEEELVFKLPAFYTAMMKQHNGGIPRSTKYVLGNEAAAAGKDHIIISGIRGIGRDKKYSLCGELGSWAVIENWGYPEFGVVICDAPSAGQGVVMLDYRSGGNDGEPEVVYVDQENNRKVTYLAKNFETFIRGLVKEDSV; encoded by the coding sequence ATGAGAGAAGAGCTAGTTGCACAACTGGAATTGTGGCATGAAGAGGATGAATTCCAGGAGATTGTGGATGCCATTATGGAGATTCCCGCAGAAGAAAGGGATTACGTGCTGACCAATCACTTGGGCAGGGCGCTGAATAATCTTGAGCGTTACGGAGAGGCGCTGGAGCAGTTCATGTCTGTCGAGGAGGAGGGCGTGGAGGATCCGCTCTGGCATTACCGTGTCGGATTCTGCAACTACTACCTGAAGCAGTATGACAAAGCCGCAAGTGAATTCGAAATTGCGGACCGGCTCGATCCAGAAGACGAGGACACGCTGGAGTTTCTGGAGCTCAGCCGCCGCAAGGCTGCCAAGAAGGCTGCCAGAGAAGCCGCCGCAGACGCTGCAGCCAAAAAACCATCCGGCCCAAAACCCCTCCCCAAGTTTGATTCCGCTAATTTTTGGGATGACAGCGAGGAAGCGCTTGAGGATTATGTATCTGCACCGCTTACGGACGATATCATTGCGGCGGTGGAAGAAGAGCTGGTCTTCAAGCTGCCTGCATTCTATACCGCGATGATGAAACAGCATAACGGCGGCATTCCCCGCAGCACCAAGTATGTATTGGGGAATGAAGCCGCTGCTGCCGGCAAAGACCATATTATCATTTCAGGCATCCGCGGAATCGGACGGGACAAGAAATATTCACTCTGCGGCGAACTGGGCAGCTGGGCTGTCATTGAGAATTGGGGCTATCCCGAATTTGGCGTAGTGATCTGCGACGCTCCTTCTGCGGGTCAAGGCGTAGTCATGCTGGACTACCGCTCCGGCGGAAATGACGGTGAGCCTGAAGTTGTGTATGTGGACCAGGAGAACAACCGCAAGGTTACATATCTGGCGAAAAATTTCGAAACCTTCATCCGCGGTTTAGTGAAGGAAGATTCGGTTTAG
- a CDS encoding metallophosphoesterase family protein, whose amino-acid sequence MQSIAVITDIHGNAAALEAVLKDISGRGLRRIVCLGDVVGIGPDTDRVFELLLAQEEITLITGNHDIALQRAFRGEEPPPGHHAERAHHEWLAQRISPQYIGLMSKWPMSETAYIEGVPLLFTHYHLGPDGWYLPVDWSPTAEGLNQLYADTQYRLVAFGHHHVVHHFHAGKATFFNPGALGCAHSEQSIAKYGIVTVQSGRVTAETVEIAYDNSGFLRSYEQLGVPDKDAILRIFHGRVSH is encoded by the coding sequence GTGCAGAGCATAGCTGTCATCACAGATATTCACGGGAACGCTGCGGCGCTTGAAGCGGTGCTGAAGGATATTTCGGGCAGGGGGCTCCGGCGGATAGTCTGTCTGGGAGATGTGGTGGGGATCGGTCCGGATACGGACCGTGTCTTTGAACTTCTGCTGGCGCAAGAGGAGATCACGCTCATCACCGGCAATCATGACATTGCTCTGCAGCGGGCGTTCCGCGGTGAGGAGCCGCCGCCAGGGCATCATGCGGAACGGGCGCATCACGAATGGCTGGCGCAAAGAATCAGTCCTCAATATATCGGGCTTATGAGTAAGTGGCCCATGTCGGAAACTGCATATATTGAGGGTGTGCCGCTGCTATTCACCCATTATCATCTCGGTCCTGACGGGTGGTACCTGCCTGTCGACTGGAGCCCGACGGCTGAGGGGCTGAATCAGCTGTATGCGGATACGCAGTACAGATTGGTTGCCTTTGGTCATCATCATGTGGTGCATCATTTTCATGCCGGGAAGGCCACCTTCTTCAATCCGGGGGCGCTTGGCTGTGCCCATTCAGAGCAGTCCATTGCCAAGTATGGTATCGTGACTGTCCAGAGCGGGAGGGTAACAGCCGAAACGGTGGAGATCGCCTATGACAACAGCGGGTTCCTCCGCTCGTATGAGCAGCTTGGCGTGCCGGATAAGGATGCGATCCTGAGAATATTCCATGGGAGGGTTTCACATTAG
- a CDS encoding P-loop NTPase family protein, translated as MGGFHIRIRIIGGCGSGKSFIARELSERYGIPYFETDNFVWERGPEDSRRSPEARDARLLEAVASKEWIIEGVHYKWGIESFRAADLIFVITPNKYVRDLRVVQRFLKTNLGLEQRNYRQSLKNLYVMLFEWNRDFDREGLPKILELTEEFAVKRMVVKKNRDILKIVGQYANQGRG; from the coding sequence ATGGGAGGGTTTCACATTAGAATCCGGATTATCGGCGGCTGCGGGAGCGGCAAATCCTTTATTGCCAGAGAGCTGTCGGAAAGGTACGGCATACCGTATTTTGAAACCGATAATTTCGTTTGGGAGCGCGGACCTGAAGACAGCAGGCGTTCACCCGAAGCAAGAGATGCCCGTCTGCTGGAGGCTGTAGCAAGCAAAGAATGGATTATTGAAGGGGTGCACTACAAATGGGGAATAGAGAGCTTCCGGGCTGCGGACCTGATATTTGTGATCACTCCCAATAAATATGTCAGGGATCTGCGGGTAGTACAGCGGTTTTTAAAGACGAATCTGGGCCTGGAGCAGCGTAATTACAGACAATCCCTGAAGAACCTCTATGTTATGTTGTTCGAGTGGAACAGGGACTTTGACCGCGAGGGTCTGCCGAAGATCCTAGAGCTGACAGAAGAGTTTGCCGTTAAGCGAATGGTAGTGAAGAAGAATCGTGATATTCTAAAAATTGTTGGCCAATACGCGAATCAAGGCCGTGGTTAG
- the abc-f gene encoding ribosomal protection-like ABC-F family protein, with protein sequence MTLIKVKNIKKEWNGVTLFEGVSFEITEGERVLLFGRNGIGKTTLLQGLLGRLAFEEGSVYCGLDREEWGVLDQQLGVQSELSTLEFVLSASGRLAELKRRLEQLARRLEETGGTDEEAVAEYGEAYDSYVQLDGYGWEAKAEKCLKQLKLEPSKWSQPYCLLSGGQKTRVQLAALLARQPKLLILDEPTNHLDEDTMEWLEEWVRTYPGTVLYVSHDRTFIDRTATSVLELSPSGCRRYPGAYTQYREQKELEARTLEGQYRKQELEKEKLLESIRRYALWFQQAHSAAGQNDFRRAKSKKNVSRLHAKEASLERLEKNRVELPKVAPKLNMKLESEAFQGDALLDLQDITLAYDGGPPLLENFGLSLRRGDRLAVLGPNGAGKSSLLKLISGITQPAGGYVRIHPCTKIGYFAQELDHLKPDSTILDSLLELPGMTQTEARTILGCFLFPREDVFKTIGDLSLGEKCRVAFLRLYFGKANLLVLDEPTNYLDIDTRERVEEALAAYPGGLVIVSHDRYLHTKVANRLLLLGRGQKPQFFPGTFAEYTAKERSRTLTPEEQSREGELRLLEMRLAGLMQSEPAETEHENRELMREILSLRQKIGECMEGN encoded by the coding sequence ATGACCTTAATTAAAGTGAAAAATATAAAAAAAGAGTGGAACGGGGTGACCCTGTTTGAAGGGGTGTCCTTTGAAATTACTGAAGGAGAGCGGGTGCTGCTGTTCGGGCGCAATGGCATCGGCAAAACAACGCTGCTGCAGGGGCTGCTCGGCAGACTGGCTTTTGAGGAGGGCAGTGTCTACTGCGGACTGGACCGGGAGGAATGGGGGGTACTGGATCAGCAGCTTGGGGTTCAATCCGAACTCAGCACCCTTGAGTTCGTCTTATCGGCTTCAGGGCGGCTTGCAGAGCTGAAGCGCAGATTGGAGCAGCTGGCCCGCAGGCTGGAAGAGACCGGTGGTACGGATGAGGAGGCTGTTGCCGAATATGGCGAAGCTTACGACAGCTACGTGCAGCTGGATGGTTACGGCTGGGAAGCTAAAGCGGAGAAATGTCTTAAGCAGCTGAAGCTGGAGCCGTCCAAGTGGAGTCAGCCCTACTGCCTGCTCAGCGGGGGCCAGAAGACAAGGGTGCAGCTCGCTGCACTGCTCGCCCGGCAGCCGAAGCTGCTGATCCTGGATGAGCCGACCAATCATTTAGACGAAGACACGATGGAGTGGCTGGAAGAGTGGGTGCGGACCTATCCGGGCACGGTGCTCTATGTTTCGCATGACCGCACATTTATTGACCGGACCGCTACCAGTGTGCTGGAACTGAGCCCGTCGGGCTGCCGCCGTTATCCCGGAGCCTATACGCAATACAGGGAGCAGAAGGAATTGGAAGCGCGGACGCTGGAGGGGCAGTACCGGAAGCAAGAGCTGGAGAAGGAGAAGCTCCTGGAGAGCATCCGCCGGTATGCCCTCTGGTTCCAGCAGGCGCACAGTGCTGCCGGGCAGAATGATTTCCGGCGGGCCAAATCGAAGAAGAACGTCTCCCGGCTACACGCCAAGGAGGCCAGTCTGGAGCGGCTGGAGAAGAATCGCGTGGAGCTGCCGAAGGTGGCGCCTAAGCTGAATATGAAGCTGGAAAGTGAAGCCTTCCAGGGAGATGCACTTCTGGATTTGCAGGATATCACCTTAGCCTACGACGGCGGGCCACCGCTGCTAGAGAACTTCGGACTATCGCTGCGGCGGGGCGACAGGTTGGCGGTCCTGGGACCGAACGGCGCCGGCAAATCATCGCTGCTGAAGCTGATATCAGGAATTACGCAGCCGGCTGGAGGCTATGTGCGTATTCATCCCTGCACGAAAATCGGGTATTTTGCCCAGGAGCTGGATCATCTGAAACCCGACTCGACCATCCTGGACAGCCTTCTCGAGCTGCCGGGCATGACGCAGACAGAGGCGCGGACCATTCTGGGCTGCTTTTTATTCCCGCGGGAGGATGTTTTTAAGACCATCGGAGACTTAAGCCTGGGCGAGAAATGCCGCGTGGCCTTCCTGCGTTTGTATTTTGGTAAGGCTAACCTGCTGGTACTGGATGAGCCGACGAATTATCTTGACATCGACACCCGGGAACGGGTGGAAGAAGCGCTTGCGGCTTACCCCGGCGGGCTGGTTATCGTCTCGCATGACCGTTATCTGCACACCAAGGTCGCTAACCGGCTGCTGCTGCTTGGACGCGGGCAGAAACCGCAGTTCTTTCCGGGCACCTTTGCCGAATATACTGCCAAAGAACGCAGCCGGACGCTTACCCCTGAGGAACAATCCCGTGAAGGAGAGCTCCGGCTACTGGAAATGCGGCTGGCCGGGCTGATGCAGAGTGAACCTGCAGAGACGGAGCATGAGAACCGGGAGCTGATGCGGGAGATTTTAAGCCTGCGGCAGAAGATTGGCGAATGCATGGAGGGGAATTGA
- a CDS encoding RDD family protein codes for MDQDITERLAEYDYVGFWQRVLISLLDFLILAIPAYFLNRWAVSAAEQYHSGIPLWIQWVLLTLFNIFMVVRYGGTPGRLLLRARIVNERGDYPTVKQAFIRYSFYLINSLLGVIVTAGNGSVTAADNYYSNWVPLCTALVQIVSFVILVDCLIIVFSRRNRAFHDVMADTYVVKKAALDELK; via the coding sequence ATGGATCAAGATATAACAGAACGCCTGGCAGAGTATGATTACGTAGGATTTTGGCAAAGAGTGCTGATCAGCCTGCTGGATTTTCTGATTCTGGCGATTCCCGCTTATTTTTTGAACAGATGGGCTGTTTCAGCAGCCGAACAGTACCATTCGGGGATTCCGTTATGGATTCAATGGGTACTGCTGACGCTGTTTAATATTTTTATGGTTGTCAGGTATGGCGGAACTCCGGGAAGACTGCTCTTGCGCGCGAGGATTGTGAATGAGCGGGGAGATTATCCTACTGTGAAGCAGGCGTTCATCCGTTACAGTTTTTATCTGATTAACTCGCTGCTGGGAGTCATTGTTACTGCCGGGAATGGTTCGGTGACTGCGGCCGACAATTATTATTCCAATTGGGTGCCGCTCTGCACTGCGCTTGTTCAGATTGTCAGCTTCGTTATCCTCGTTGATTGTCTGATTATTGTATTTTCCAGGCGCAACCGGGCGTTCCATGATGTGATGGCTGACACCTATGTGGTGAAGAAGGCAGCGCTGGATGAGCTGAAGTAA